CTCTTGTTAGATTGCCCATCACTGTAGCTCCTTTTTATAATAAATCATATTATTTCCAGCCTTGCCTTCCTTGCGTAAAAATTTGCGACAAGCTGCTTCAGCCTGCCGCACACCCGTCCATTAAAATGCTTCCGATACAATTTTAGCTTCTAAGAAGTGCTGCAGATAATCCGGCCCTCCTGCTTTAGAATCCGTACCCGACATCTTGAATCCTCCAAACGGCTGATATCCAACAATGGCCGCAGTGCAGCCACGATTGAAATAAAGATTTCCAACATGAAACTCATAACGTGCTCGGTTCAAATGCTCACGATTATTTGAAATAACTGCACCAGTTAAGCCATATTCTGTGTTATTCGCAATTTCCAGCAACTCATCAAAATCAGCCGCTTTGGCAAAAGCCACAACCGGTCCGAAAATTTCCTCCTGCATGATTCTAGCTTTCGGGTCCACATCTTTGAAAATTGTTGGGTAAATAAAGAAACCTTTGGAATCATCAGTTTCTCCACCGTATGCAAGTTCACCCTCCGTCTTTCCAATTTCAATGTAATCTTTAATTTTATTAAACTGCTTTTGGTTCACAACGGCACCCATATAGACATTTTCTTCAGATGGGTTTCCAACAGTCAGCTTTTTCGTCAACTCTATCGATTTTTCAAGTACTTCATCATATACATCCTGGTGAATGACAGCTCTTGAGCAAGCAGAGCATTTCTGTCCGGAAAATCCAAATGCAGAGTTAACAATCGCATCAGCAGCCAATTTCAAATCTGCATCTTTATCCACAACAATTGTGTCTTTTCCACCCATTTCCGCAATAACACGCTTGAGAAATTGCTGTCCCTCCTGTACTTTCGCTGCACGTTCATAAATTCGTGTTCCAGTTGCACGTGACCCAGTAAAATTAATAAAATGGGTATCTTTATGGTCTACAAGATAGTCTCCTATTTCAGCTGGGTCACCTG
This region of Oceanobacillus sp. FSL K6-2867 genomic DNA includes:
- the pruA gene encoding L-glutamate gamma-semialdehyde dehydrogenase — encoded protein: MVLPFKHEPFTDFKDDKNRQEFEGVLEQVKGELGKEYPLIIDGEKVFTEDKLVSINPGNKEQLIGKVSKATKDHVEQAMESAQRAFKSWKTWTVQERADLLFRAAAIVRRRKHEFSAWLVLDAGKPWDQADGDTAEGIDFLEYYGRQMIELGKGKPLADRPNEHNAYFYQPMGPGVVIPPWNFAFAIVCGTVAAPIVAGNTVLLKPSENTPVIAYKLVEVLEEAGLPKGVLNFVPGDPAEIGDYLVDHKDTHFINFTGSRATGTRIYERAAKVQEGQQFLKRVIAEMGGKDTIVVDKDADLKLAADAIVNSAFGFSGQKCSACSRAVIHQDVYDEVLEKSIELTKKLTVGNPSEENVYMGAVVNQKQFNKIKDYIEIGKTEGELAYGGETDDSKGFFIYPTIFKDVDPKARIMQEEIFGPVVAFAKAADFDELLEIANNTEYGLTGAVISNNREHLNRARYEFHVGNLYFNRGCTAAIVGYQPFGGFKMSGTDSKAGGPDYLQHFLEAKIVSEAF